One window from the genome of Pandoraea fibrosis encodes:
- a CDS encoding SDR family NAD(P)-dependent oxidoreductase: MKTFTDKVAAITGAGSGMGRALALELARRGTHLALSDIDESSVANTATACRALGVRVTAQRLDVADRDAIFAWARETVAAHGKVNLVFNNAGVSLSVPVATMREDDIRWLMDINFWGVVHGTQAFLPYLTASGEGHIVNTSSLFGIIAMPTQSAYNASKFAVRGFTEALRMELDLAHAPVSCTCVHPGGVATNIVQTSRIDESIGTLTGLDAQTHRRRANKLIDVTSADAAARQILAGVERNARRVLVGSDARRIDKLARLLGARYQAMVVWLYRRTAMAHKPSRNERDAAARSAATK; the protein is encoded by the coding sequence ATGAAGACGTTCACGGACAAGGTGGCCGCCATCACCGGTGCAGGATCGGGCATGGGGCGGGCTCTGGCACTCGAGCTGGCGCGCCGCGGGACGCATCTCGCGTTATCGGATATCGATGAGAGCAGCGTGGCGAACACCGCGACCGCCTGTCGCGCGTTGGGCGTTCGCGTCACCGCGCAACGACTCGACGTCGCCGATCGTGACGCCATTTTCGCCTGGGCCCGCGAGACGGTCGCCGCCCACGGCAAAGTGAATCTCGTCTTCAATAACGCGGGGGTCTCGCTGTCGGTGCCGGTGGCGACCATGCGCGAGGACGATATCCGATGGCTGATGGACATCAACTTCTGGGGTGTCGTGCACGGCACACAGGCGTTTCTGCCCTACCTGACGGCGTCCGGCGAGGGCCATATCGTCAACACGTCGAGCCTGTTCGGCATCATCGCCATGCCGACCCAATCGGCCTATAACGCCAGCAAGTTCGCCGTGCGTGGCTTCACCGAAGCGCTGCGCATGGAACTCGACCTGGCACATGCGCCCGTCTCGTGTACCTGTGTGCATCCGGGTGGTGTGGCGACCAATATCGTGCAGACCTCGCGTATCGACGAGAGCATCGGCACGCTCACCGGCCTGGACGCCCAAACGCACCGCCGGCGCGCCAACAAACTCATCGACGTCACGAGCGCCGACGCCGCCGCACGGCAGATCCTCGCGGGCGTCGAGCGCAATGCCCGACGCGTACTCGTCGGGTCCGATGCCCGTCGCATCGACAAGCTGGCCCGCCTGCTCGGCGCGCGCTATCAGGCAATGGTGGTCTGGCTCTACCGGCGCACCGCCATGGCGCACAAGCCGTCCCGGAACGAGCGCGACGCTGCGGCCCGCTCCGCGGCCACCAAATAA
- a CDS encoding site-specific integrase yields the protein MGTITVRERKDKSIGYTAQIRLKRGGRVAYTEAKTFDRRQAAAAWIVKREKELARPGAMEAAVQTDPLFSEVIDKYVRESIKIIGRTKAQVLNAVARAPIGEKRCSELGSTDYVDFAKSLDVLPQTASNYMSHIGAVVNVARPAWGYPLSEQALKDARRVLSHLGHTGKSVKRERRVSFSELDLLLEHFVGIRKRHPNSVPMQYIVPFAIFSTRRQEEIVTIKWSNLDRDGSRILVRDMKHPGQKIGNDVWCDLPPEAIRILSVIPRREGEDRILPHTTDAVSAAFTRACQFLQIPDLRFHDLRHEGTSWLFEQGLSIPRVAAVTGHRSWTSLKRYTHIRQTGNRFADWPWLARLAPAMNA from the coding sequence ATGGGAACAATCACAGTTCGGGAACGAAAGGACAAAAGTATAGGGTATACCGCACAGATCCGCCTGAAGCGCGGCGGACGGGTGGCCTACACCGAGGCGAAGACGTTTGACCGCAGGCAGGCTGCGGCGGCGTGGATCGTCAAGAGGGAGAAGGAACTGGCGCGTCCGGGGGCGATGGAAGCCGCAGTGCAGACGGACCCGCTATTTAGTGAGGTGATTGATAAGTATGTCCGCGAATCCATCAAGATCATCGGGCGAACGAAGGCTCAGGTACTAAATGCCGTCGCCCGCGCACCAATCGGGGAAAAGCGTTGCAGCGAACTCGGAAGTACCGACTACGTTGACTTCGCCAAGAGCCTAGACGTCCTTCCGCAGACCGCGAGCAACTATATGTCACACATCGGGGCAGTCGTGAACGTCGCTCGTCCCGCGTGGGGCTATCCGTTGTCCGAGCAAGCGTTGAAAGATGCCCGACGAGTCCTCTCTCACCTCGGCCACACCGGTAAGTCGGTCAAAAGGGAACGACGCGTAAGCTTTTCCGAGTTGGATCTGCTGCTCGAACATTTTGTAGGGATTCGTAAGCGGCATCCGAATAGCGTTCCGATGCAATACATCGTGCCGTTCGCGATCTTCTCGACGCGACGCCAAGAGGAGATCGTCACGATCAAGTGGTCGAACTTGGACAGGGATGGCTCGCGGATACTAGTACGGGACATGAAGCATCCAGGGCAAAAGATCGGCAACGATGTCTGGTGCGACCTTCCCCCGGAAGCAATCCGCATTCTGTCGGTGATACCGCGACGCGAAGGAGAAGACCGAATCCTCCCCCACACCACCGACGCCGTCAGCGCAGCATTCACACGCGCCTGCCAGTTTCTTCAAATTCCGGATCTGAGATTTCATGACCTGCGCCACGAAGGTACTAGCTGGCTGTTCGAGCAAGGCCTATCGATACCTCGCGTGGCAGCCGTCACCGGGCACCGGAGCTGGACAAGCCTAAAGCGGTACACGCATATCCGCCAAACGGGCAATCGATTCGCCGACTGGCCGTGGCTTGCGAGACTAGCCCCGGCGATGAACGCATGA
- a CDS encoding SIR2 family protein encodes MELGQLKMLLQQHFTDGLVTIVGSGLSCAEGLPGMGELAHYLQVNIEADLSDDDKNHWTQLSPLITATGLEAALLSKPPTPTLETAIVAKTVELIAQRERDIVAEVFTKARTLRFTRLLKHLLKPTTGVPVVTTNYDRLLEVAAEEAGLGADTLFVGQFAGHLDEQESKLSFCREVTLKGKSVQYRYRQKVNVFKPHGSLDWYHRDGKPVRYAGDLHLQRLIITPGLNKFRSGYESPFDRHRERANGAIDKASRFLVLGYGFNDDHLETHLTPRIKSGIPTLLLTHSLSDNALKLARDHANVIAIQHGTIGGVSGSSVFVNKIEGFVPVLALWDLNSFISEVLEP; translated from the coding sequence TTGGAGCTTGGTCAACTAAAAATGCTGCTTCAGCAGCACTTTACTGATGGACTGGTAACCATCGTCGGTTCTGGTTTGTCATGCGCGGAGGGGCTTCCAGGCATGGGCGAGCTTGCACATTACCTCCAAGTTAACATCGAGGCCGATTTGTCGGATGACGACAAGAATCACTGGACCCAACTGTCGCCCTTGATCACGGCAACCGGACTGGAAGCCGCACTACTATCTAAACCGCCGACGCCTACGCTTGAAACTGCCATTGTCGCGAAAACGGTCGAATTAATCGCGCAGCGTGAACGTGACATAGTAGCTGAGGTATTCACTAAGGCGCGCACCCTCCGTTTCACTCGTCTTTTGAAACACCTTCTTAAGCCAACTACGGGAGTGCCGGTTGTCACCACCAACTACGATCGACTGCTGGAGGTCGCGGCGGAGGAGGCTGGCCTCGGTGCGGACACACTGTTTGTAGGTCAATTCGCCGGACATTTGGACGAACAGGAAAGTAAATTAAGTTTCTGCCGCGAGGTCACCCTAAAGGGAAAAAGTGTTCAATATCGCTATCGGCAAAAGGTGAATGTCTTCAAGCCACATGGTAGCCTCGACTGGTACCATCGTGATGGAAAGCCTGTGCGCTACGCCGGCGATCTCCACTTACAGCGTTTAATTATCACACCGGGCTTGAATAAATTTCGGAGCGGTTATGAGAGTCCATTTGATCGGCACCGCGAGCGCGCAAATGGGGCGATCGACAAGGCGAGCCGCTTTCTTGTGTTGGGCTATGGATTTAACGATGATCACCTTGAAACGCATCTAACGCCGCGAATCAAAAGTGGGATTCCGACTCTTTTGCTGACACACTCGCTTTCGGACAATGCTCTGAAGCTCGCTCGTGACCACGCCAACGTCATCGCGATCCAGCACGGGACTATCGGTGGGGTGTCCGGCTCGTCGGTTTTCGTCAACAAGATTGAGGGTTTCGTACCAGTGCTTGCTCTCTGGGATCTCAACTCATTCATTTCAGAGGTACTTGAACCGTGA
- a CDS encoding flavin-containing monooxygenase, which yields MTANTPATDIAGVATDLDVIIVGAGLSGIAAAHYLRERCPGTRFAMLEARQSLGGTWDLFRYPGVRSDSDMFTLGFSFRPWASDQAIADGGKILDYLKDTAHAEGLDGLIRYGHKVAEGRWDSSLARWTLDIERTRADGHRDTQSLTCRFLFMCSGYYAYDAGHTPTWPDMDTFTGTIVHPQHWPQDLDYRDKRVVVIGSGATAVTLLPSLAATAAHVTMLQRSPSYILSMPGRDGVAERLRRWLPAGMAHRIVRAKNVLITLGFYNAARRWPHAIRRVLIRRAARQAPGHVDVERDLTPRYNPWDQRLCLAPSGDIFKALRGGRAAIVTDEIASFTANGLALKSGKTLDADIVVTATGLRVQLMGGARLLVDGKPVVLSDSVSYKGMMYSDVPNLASVFGYTNASWTLKAELIAQYVCRLINHMNAQGADTCVPRLRDAEHFEKMPAIGLTSGYIQRAAGALPKQGGRKPWVFYQSYLRDLRLMRWGSVDDGAMHFERRATQSAAPGTDAPAQASNTPSAVASATR from the coding sequence ATGACGGCAAACACCCCAGCTACCGACATCGCCGGTGTCGCCACCGATCTCGACGTCATCATCGTCGGCGCCGGACTCTCCGGCATTGCTGCCGCGCACTACCTGCGCGAGCGTTGTCCCGGCACACGGTTCGCGATGCTCGAAGCGCGTCAATCGCTTGGCGGCACCTGGGATCTTTTCCGCTACCCCGGCGTGCGCTCCGATTCCGACATGTTCACGCTCGGCTTCAGCTTCCGGCCGTGGGCCAGCGATCAGGCCATCGCCGACGGCGGCAAGATTCTCGACTACCTCAAGGACACCGCGCATGCCGAGGGGCTCGACGGTCTGATCCGGTACGGCCATAAAGTGGCTGAAGGCCGCTGGGATTCGAGCCTCGCGCGCTGGACGCTGGACATCGAACGCACACGCGCCGACGGCCATCGCGACACGCAATCGCTCACATGCCGGTTCCTTTTCATGTGCAGCGGTTACTACGCCTACGACGCGGGACATACCCCGACCTGGCCCGACATGGACACCTTCACCGGCACCATCGTCCATCCGCAGCATTGGCCTCAGGATCTGGACTATCGCGACAAGCGCGTGGTCGTCATCGGCAGCGGCGCGACGGCAGTGACACTGCTGCCGAGCCTGGCCGCGACGGCGGCTCACGTCACCATGCTGCAACGCTCGCCAAGCTACATACTGTCGATGCCGGGGCGTGACGGCGTGGCCGAACGATTGCGCCGATGGTTGCCGGCGGGCATGGCGCACCGCATAGTGCGCGCGAAGAACGTGCTCATCACGCTCGGGTTCTACAATGCCGCGCGACGCTGGCCGCACGCCATTCGTCGCGTATTGATTCGTCGTGCGGCGCGACAGGCGCCGGGGCATGTCGACGTCGAGCGCGATCTCACGCCTCGCTACAACCCGTGGGACCAACGGCTTTGCCTGGCGCCCAGCGGCGACATCTTCAAGGCGTTGCGCGGTGGGCGGGCCGCCATCGTGACCGACGAGATTGCGTCCTTTACCGCGAATGGCCTTGCCCTCAAGAGTGGCAAGACGCTCGACGCCGACATCGTGGTGACGGCCACCGGGCTACGCGTGCAGTTGATGGGCGGCGCGCGTCTGCTGGTCGATGGCAAACCGGTGGTGCTCTCCGACTCGGTCTCCTACAAAGGCATGATGTACAGCGACGTGCCCAATCTGGCGTCGGTCTTTGGCTACACCAATGCGTCGTGGACGCTCAAAGCCGAGTTGATCGCGCAATACGTCTGCCGTCTCATCAATCATATGAATGCGCAGGGCGCCGATACTTGTGTGCCACGCCTGCGCGACGCCGAGCACTTCGAGAAGATGCCCGCCATCGGCCTGACGTCAGGCTACATTCAGCGCGCCGCCGGGGCGCTGCCGAAGCAAGGTGGGCGAAAACCGTGGGTGTTTTATCAAAGCTATTTGCGTGACTTGCGACTGATGCGCTGGGGCAGCGTCGACGATGGCGCCATGCATTTCGAGCGGCGCGCCACGCAATCGGCCGCACCGGGAACGGACGCGCCCGCGCAAGCGTCGAATACGCCGAGTGCCGTGGCGTCGGCGACGCGTTAG
- a CDS encoding MBL fold metallo-hydrolase — MSDRPEAPAIPASLRMAASLVMLRERASGMEVLLLRRAIRATDFGSDAYVFPGGVVDTGDRQGHAVCLELDDAAASQRLQLPAGGLDYYVAAIRECFEETGVLFASDRTGASVDTHRLNAMRGKREALHDGQIDMAALCNAFEVRLTPQRLHYLSHWVTPLALPKRFDTRFFLAMLPEGQQVEVDQIETAAHRWMRPQYALAHADQLRLLPPTRKLLQWLDGMETVQRAMAAAQALEDIPRIQPRLANGKRGRWPVTPDEPSWAELTLIDANEQGTGSYEIVPGRVVTLMPGLLRLAAPNPGMMTGPGTNTYLVGGGPGNAWAVIDPGPDDPAHIDAILHAAPGPIRQIFVTHTHRDHSPGARLLKEKTGATTYGMPARHHEGQDTVFAPDVTLGDGDAVTLPDGRQLRAIHTPGHAANHFCYALPDAKLVFTGDHVMQGSTVVINPPDGHMATYLASLEKLAALAPEWLAPGHGFVMDQPARRIARLVNHRLARESRTLDALARLGPATIETLTPVVYADVPAARHAVARRSLQAHLEKLAEDGLASVSAEGQWRRTSVAMAPR, encoded by the coding sequence ATGTCCGATCGCCCTGAAGCCCCCGCAATCCCCGCCAGCCTCCGTATGGCCGCCAGTCTTGTCATGCTGCGCGAGCGGGCGAGCGGCATGGAAGTGCTGCTGTTGCGGCGCGCCATACGCGCAACCGATTTCGGTTCCGATGCTTATGTGTTCCCCGGTGGCGTGGTCGATACGGGCGACCGGCAGGGGCATGCCGTCTGCCTTGAACTCGATGACGCGGCGGCCAGTCAGCGCTTGCAATTGCCCGCGGGTGGCCTCGATTACTACGTGGCAGCCATACGGGAATGCTTCGAGGAAACCGGGGTTCTGTTCGCGAGCGATCGCACGGGCGCGTCCGTTGATACGCATCGCCTTAACGCCATGCGCGGCAAACGCGAGGCGTTGCACGACGGACAGATCGATATGGCTGCGCTGTGCAATGCGTTCGAGGTACGGCTCACGCCACAACGGCTCCACTATCTGAGCCATTGGGTGACGCCGCTGGCCCTGCCCAAGCGTTTCGATACGCGGTTCTTTCTGGCGATGCTGCCCGAAGGCCAGCAAGTCGAAGTCGATCAGATCGAGACGGCAGCACACCGATGGATGCGTCCGCAATACGCGCTCGCCCATGCCGATCAACTTCGTCTGCTGCCGCCTACCCGCAAGCTGTTGCAGTGGCTGGACGGCATGGAAACGGTGCAGCGAGCCATGGCAGCCGCGCAGGCGCTGGAGGACATACCGCGCATTCAGCCGCGTCTGGCCAATGGGAAACGCGGTCGCTGGCCGGTCACGCCTGACGAGCCGTCGTGGGCCGAACTGACGCTGATCGATGCGAACGAGCAAGGCACGGGAAGCTACGAGATCGTGCCGGGACGGGTCGTCACGCTGATGCCCGGCCTGCTGCGACTCGCCGCGCCGAATCCGGGCATGATGACCGGGCCCGGCACGAACACCTATCTCGTGGGCGGTGGGCCCGGGAATGCATGGGCCGTGATCGATCCGGGGCCCGACGATCCCGCGCACATCGACGCCATTCTGCACGCCGCCCCCGGCCCCATCCGGCAGATTTTCGTCACGCATACACATCGCGATCATTCGCCCGGTGCACGCCTGCTGAAAGAGAAGACGGGGGCAACGACATATGGCATGCCTGCACGTCATCACGAAGGACAAGACACGGTGTTTGCGCCCGATGTGACGCTCGGAGACGGCGACGCCGTGACGTTGCCTGACGGCCGTCAACTACGCGCGATTCATACACCGGGACATGCGGCCAATCACTTTTGCTATGCATTGCCCGACGCAAAGCTGGTCTTCACTGGCGATCACGTCATGCAAGGGTCGACGGTCGTCATCAATCCGCCTGACGGGCATATGGCGACCTATCTGGCGTCGCTCGAGAAGCTGGCTGCGCTTGCCCCAGAATGGCTTGCCCCGGGGCACGGGTTCGTGATGGACCAGCCGGCCCGGAGAATCGCGCGGCTCGTGAATCATCGGCTGGCGCGCGAATCCCGGACGCTCGATGCGCTCGCTCGGCTAGGGCCCGCGACGATCGAAACGCTCACGCCAGTGGTGTACGCCGACGTGCCTGCGGCGCGTCATGCCGTCGCGCGGCGCTCGTTGCAAGCGCATCTGGAGAAACTGGCCGAGGACGGACTCGCGTCGGTGTCGGCAGAAGGTCAATGGCGACGCACGAGTGTGGCGATGGCGCCGCGTTGA
- a CDS encoding alpha/beta fold hydrolase, translating into MLIAYLLGCLVIAFAAVVFVLMRFTRRVARRAEAAVPPDGQYLDIDGERLHYVDFGHGPAVVFIHGLCGQLRNFAYLPLAALARTHRVVLVDRPGSGYSTRAAQHDGAIASQANAVARLIDALALDRPLVVGHSLGGAVSLALSLDHPHRVGALALIAPLTQPVSEVPAAFRALAIRSVRWRRWVGRTLAVPIGMMTGRSTLTYVFGPEEAPKDFLIRGGGVLGFRPGNFEAGSVDLLAAERDMPGLAARYAGLSVPVDILYGRGDRILDYRLQGETMPLASERVRLTLVDGGHMLPVTQPEATMQWLQEIATRMSAPQYGAVQPAMTVSVHAANDAA; encoded by the coding sequence ATGCTCATTGCCTATCTACTCGGTTGCCTCGTCATTGCGTTTGCCGCCGTGGTGTTCGTGTTGATGCGATTCACGCGTCGCGTTGCACGTCGCGCCGAGGCAGCCGTACCGCCGGACGGCCAATATCTCGATATCGACGGCGAACGTTTGCACTACGTCGATTTCGGTCACGGGCCGGCCGTCGTGTTCATTCACGGCCTCTGCGGCCAGTTGCGCAACTTCGCCTATCTGCCTCTGGCTGCGCTCGCGCGCACACATCGCGTCGTGCTCGTCGACCGGCCCGGGTCCGGCTACTCGACGCGTGCCGCCCAGCACGATGGCGCCATTGCTTCGCAGGCAAATGCCGTTGCTCGATTGATCGACGCCCTCGCGCTTGACCGTCCGCTTGTCGTGGGCCATTCGCTGGGCGGCGCGGTATCGCTGGCGCTGTCACTCGATCACCCGCACCGCGTCGGTGCGCTCGCGTTGATCGCACCGCTCACGCAGCCGGTATCCGAAGTCCCCGCCGCGTTTCGCGCGCTGGCCATTCGCAGCGTCCGGTGGCGCCGCTGGGTTGGGCGCACCCTGGCCGTGCCCATCGGCATGATGACGGGCCGCTCGACCCTCACCTATGTCTTCGGTCCCGAAGAGGCTCCGAAGGACTTCCTCATTCGCGGCGGCGGCGTCCTGGGCTTCCGTCCGGGAAACTTCGAAGCGGGCAGCGTCGATCTCCTTGCCGCCGAACGCGACATGCCCGGACTGGCCGCGCGCTATGCCGGCCTGTCGGTTCCCGTCGATATCTTGTATGGACGCGGCGACCGCATTCTCGATTACCGCCTGCAAGGCGAGACCATGCCGCTCGCCAGCGAGCGTGTGCGGCTGACGCTCGTGGACGGCGGCCACATGCTGCCCGTCACGCAACCCGAGGCAACGATGCAGTGGCTACAGGAAATTGCGACACGGATGTCGGCACCGCAGTACGGCGCCGTGCAGCCGGCCATGACGGTGTCGGTGCATGCGGCGAACGACGCCGCATAA
- the dusA gene encoding tRNA dihydrouridine(20/20a) synthase DusA has protein sequence MNLPPRRVSVAPMMDWTDSNCRVFHRQLSRHTWLYTEMVTTGALLHGDVARHLDFDAVEHPVALQLGGSEPQDLARAAKLGEQWGYDEINLNCGCPSERVQRGAFGACLMAEPALVADCVKAMRDVVQVPVTVKHRIGIDDVESFSFVEDFVGQIAEAGCTTFIVHARNAILKGLSPKENREIPPLKYDYAYRLKQVFPQLEILINGGVKTLDEVEQHLQYVDGVMLGREAYHNPYVLAEVDARFYGDTSPVKSREEVEDALIAYAAGQVEKGRYLGAITRHALGLYRGVPGARGWRRVLSDPKRLKAGIGAFEEARAQLRAGAFSERDDEASFATA, from the coding sequence ATGAATTTACCTCCCCGCCGCGTCAGCGTGGCGCCGATGATGGATTGGACCGATTCGAACTGTCGCGTCTTTCATCGTCAGCTTTCGCGTCACACGTGGCTGTATACCGAGATGGTCACGACCGGTGCGCTGCTGCATGGGGACGTGGCGCGCCATCTCGACTTCGACGCCGTGGAGCATCCCGTGGCGTTGCAACTGGGCGGCAGCGAGCCGCAGGATCTCGCGCGCGCGGCGAAGCTCGGCGAGCAGTGGGGGTACGACGAGATCAACCTGAATTGCGGTTGTCCGTCGGAGCGCGTGCAGCGTGGTGCGTTCGGCGCCTGTCTCATGGCCGAGCCGGCGTTGGTGGCCGACTGTGTGAAAGCGATGCGCGATGTGGTGCAGGTGCCGGTCACGGTCAAGCATCGCATCGGGATCGATGATGTGGAGTCGTTCTCGTTCGTTGAGGACTTCGTCGGCCAAATCGCTGAAGCCGGTTGCACAACGTTTATCGTGCATGCGCGCAATGCCATTCTGAAAGGACTGAGCCCGAAGGAGAATCGCGAGATTCCGCCGCTCAAGTACGACTACGCCTATCGCCTGAAGCAAGTTTTCCCGCAGCTTGAGATCCTGATCAACGGCGGTGTGAAGACGCTCGATGAAGTCGAACAGCATTTGCAGTACGTCGACGGTGTGATGCTGGGCCGTGAGGCGTATCACAACCCGTATGTACTGGCCGAAGTCGACGCACGCTTCTACGGCGACACGTCACCGGTGAAATCGCGCGAGGAGGTGGAGGACGCGTTGATCGCTTACGCAGCGGGGCAAGTGGAGAAGGGCCGGTATCTTGGCGCGATTACGCGTCATGCGCTCGGCCTGTATCGCGGCGTGCCGGGCGCTCGCGGATGGCGTCGGGTGCTATCCGATCCGAAGCGCCTGAAGGCGGGCATTGGCGCGTTCGAAGAAGCGCGCGCACAGTTGCGTGCGGGCGCGTTTTCCGAGCGGGACGACGAGGCGTCGTTCGCGACGGCATGA
- a CDS encoding TetR/AcrR family transcriptional regulator has product MEQGLESMDAASTASPSGGADASASSLPGALPTPGGRRYGGVGQAQREQARRAALIDAATEVFGTVGFRRATVRSVCRLARLNDRYFYAAFENMEHLLRATYAHHAQTLLDQLHAAIESSGPALDARLDAGLHSFFAFLRHPHAARVLLLEVMGVSPETDQTYHRYISEFAKLILRMANTPPPAGDEAQAQARIVGVALVGAMTNAGTAWVLTDYQDSEACMVASCRRVLRGALI; this is encoded by the coding sequence ATGGAACAAGGACTCGAATCGATGGATGCCGCGTCGACGGCATCGCCCTCGGGCGGCGCTGACGCGTCTGCGTCGTCTCTGCCGGGCGCGTTACCGACGCCGGGCGGGCGGCGCTATGGCGGGGTGGGGCAGGCTCAGCGGGAGCAGGCGCGTCGCGCCGCGCTGATCGACGCTGCGACCGAGGTCTTCGGCACGGTGGGATTCCGCCGGGCGACGGTGCGCTCGGTGTGTCGTCTGGCCAGGCTCAACGATCGGTACTTCTACGCGGCGTTCGAGAACATGGAGCATTTGCTGCGGGCGACCTATGCGCATCATGCGCAGACCTTGCTTGACCAGTTGCACGCCGCCATTGAGTCAAGCGGGCCGGCGCTCGACGCACGACTCGACGCCGGTTTGCACAGCTTCTTCGCGTTTTTGCGTCACCCGCATGCGGCGCGCGTCCTGCTGCTCGAAGTGATGGGCGTGAGCCCCGAGACCGATCAGACCTATCACCGCTACATCTCGGAATTCGCGAAGCTGATTCTGCGCATGGCCAACACGCCGCCGCCGGCCGGTGACGAGGCACAAGCGCAGGCGAGAATCGTCGGCGTGGCGCTGGTGGGCGCGATGACCAACGCGGGCACCGCCTGGGTGCTGACGGACTATCAGGACAGCGAGGCATGCATGGTGGCGAGTTGCCGCCGCGTGCTGCGAGGCGCGTTGATTTGA
- a CDS encoding DUF1488 family protein, whose amino-acid sequence MSSFLHGGIGLGNGGEFVRFYVNVDGNVFNCQIGRAALNRLAKADASGEALFDQFMDAEDEIVDLAAKAIASGVRTDPIVVDVP is encoded by the coding sequence ATGAGTTCCTTCCTGCACGGCGGCATCGGACTCGGGAATGGCGGCGAGTTCGTGCGCTTTTACGTCAACGTCGACGGAAACGTTTTCAACTGTCAGATCGGACGAGCCGCGCTCAATCGTCTCGCAAAGGCCGACGCCAGCGGCGAAGCCCTGTTCGATCAGTTCATGGATGCCGAAGACGAGATCGTCGACCTTGCCGCGAAGGCGATTGCCAGTGGGGTGCGCACCGACCCCATCGTCGTCGACGTGCCCTGA